A window of the Lactuca sativa cultivar Salinas chromosome 5, Lsat_Salinas_v11, whole genome shotgun sequence genome harbors these coding sequences:
- the LOC111880600 gene encoding ankyrin repeat-containing protein At2g01680 isoform X1, with amino-acid sequence MEKLLYEASLDGNSTALLILLQEDPLILDRVTLHNNDDMPLHVASMLGHIEFVKEIVIRKPHLAMEPDSQRRLPLHIASAKGHVEVVKALVSASPETCLARDRDGRNPLHLAAIKGRYDVVKELVQAHPHAARAMVQQETILHLCVKRNQLEILKFLAERGDHEFVNSKDADGNNILHLAVADKQIETINLLLLDTTIEVNATNTNGDTPMDILAQGPRDVKDKQIIQSLTRAGAFELKTEGFLGEVPQKFRIKMELDNSKYNKKPSLRSHLKIKDSNNDDDWLDKKRNTLMVVASLIATMAFQAGTNPPSGVWQDGSTTDPNRRAGYAVMVYNHPNLYHVFLVCNTVGFVSTLSIILLLISGLPFLKHRVFLWILMVIMWIATSSMSITYWVSISVLTPKPEARTFRNVVNGIVLVWIGLMSLLVMGHSFQLMNFFSKQTYRRKKGPIVINNAEI; translated from the exons ATGGAGAAGCTTCTTTATGAAGCATCGTTAGACGGAAATTCAACGGCCTTGCTTATATTACTTCAAGAAGATCCACTGATTCTTGATCGAGTTACACTACACAATAATGACGACATGCCTCTACACGTTGCCTCGATGCTTGGACATATAGAATTTGTTAAGGAGATCGTAATCCGGAAGCCTCATCTTGCTATGGAGCCTGATTCACAGAGACGCTTGCCTCTTCACATAGCATCAGCGAAAGGCCATGTGGAAGTAGTTAAAGCTCTGGTATCAGCTAGCCCTGAGACATGCCTTGCACGTGATCGTGATGGGAGAAACCCTCTCCATCTTGCAGCCATTAAAGGAAGATACGACGTCGTGAAAGAGCTTGTGCAGGCCCATCCCCATGCAGCTAGAGCCATGGTGCAGCAGGAGACCATCTTGCACTTGTGTGTTAAGCGTAACCAACTGGAGATTTTGAAGTTTTTAGCAGAGAGGGGTGATCATGAGTTTGTAAACTCTAAGGATGCTGATGGCAATAACATTCTACACCTAGCTGTGGCTGATAAACAAATTGAG ACTATAAACTTGTTGCTACTCGATACAACAATAGAAGTGAATGCAACAAACACTAATGGAGACACACCCATGGATATACTGGCTCAAGGTCCAAGAGATGTGAAAGATAAACAAATAATACAGTCTCTGACGCGAGCAGGAGCTTTTGAGTTGAAAACGGAAGGTTTTCTAGGAGAAGTGCCTCAAAAATTCAGAATCAAAATGGAATTAGACAACTCAAAGTATAATAAGAAACCCAGTTTGCGTTCTCACTTGAAAATTAAAGACTCTAACAATGACGACGACTGGTTGGACAAAAAGCGAAACACTTTGATGGTGGTGGCGTCATTGATAGCAACAATGGCGTTTCAAGCAGGTACTAATCCTCCCAGTGGTGTTTGGCAAGATGGGTCAACGACAGATCCAAACCGAAGGGCTGGATATGCTGTCATGGTATACAATCATCCGAATTTATACCATGTCTTTCTGGTTTGCAATACGGTGGGATTTGTTTCGACTCTTAGCATTATCTTGTTGCTTATCAGTGGATTGCCTTTTTTGAAGCATCGTGTTTTCTTGTGGATTCTGATGGTTATTATGTGGATCGCTACTTCGTCTATGTCAATCACTTATTGGGTTTCCATATCGGTATTGACACCAAAACCCGAGGCACGGACATTTAGGAATGTGGTAAATGGTATTGTGTTGGTATGGATCGGGTTGATGTCTCTATTAGTAATGGGACACTCCTTTCAGCTAATGAATTTTTTCTCAAAGCAAACATACCGTAGAAAAAAGGGTCCGATAGTTATAAATAATGCTGAAATTTAA
- the LOC111880600 gene encoding ankyrin repeat-containing protein BDA1 isoform X2 produces MEKLLYEASLDGNSTALLILLQEDPLILDRVTLHNNDDMPLHVASMLGHIEFVKEIVIRKPHLAMEPDSQRRLPLHIASAKGHVEVVKALVSASPETCLARDRDGRNPLHLAAIKGRYDVVKELVQAHPHAARAMVQQETILHLCVKRNQLEILKFLAERGDHEFVNSKDADGNNILHLAVADKQIETINLLLLDTTIEVNATNTNGDTPMDILAQGPRDVKDKQIIQSLTRAGAFELKTEGFLGEVPQKFRIKMELDNSKYNKKPSLRSHLKIKDSNNDDDWLDKKRNTLMVVASLIATMAFQAGTNPPSGVWQDGSTTDPNRRAGYAVMHRVFLWILMVIMWIATSSMSITYWVSISVLTPKPEARTFRNVVNGIVLVWIGLMSLLVMGHSFQLMNFFSKQTYRRKKGPIVINNAEI; encoded by the exons ATGGAGAAGCTTCTTTATGAAGCATCGTTAGACGGAAATTCAACGGCCTTGCTTATATTACTTCAAGAAGATCCACTGATTCTTGATCGAGTTACACTACACAATAATGACGACATGCCTCTACACGTTGCCTCGATGCTTGGACATATAGAATTTGTTAAGGAGATCGTAATCCGGAAGCCTCATCTTGCTATGGAGCCTGATTCACAGAGACGCTTGCCTCTTCACATAGCATCAGCGAAAGGCCATGTGGAAGTAGTTAAAGCTCTGGTATCAGCTAGCCCTGAGACATGCCTTGCACGTGATCGTGATGGGAGAAACCCTCTCCATCTTGCAGCCATTAAAGGAAGATACGACGTCGTGAAAGAGCTTGTGCAGGCCCATCCCCATGCAGCTAGAGCCATGGTGCAGCAGGAGACCATCTTGCACTTGTGTGTTAAGCGTAACCAACTGGAGATTTTGAAGTTTTTAGCAGAGAGGGGTGATCATGAGTTTGTAAACTCTAAGGATGCTGATGGCAATAACATTCTACACCTAGCTGTGGCTGATAAACAAATTGAG ACTATAAACTTGTTGCTACTCGATACAACAATAGAAGTGAATGCAACAAACACTAATGGAGACACACCCATGGATATACTGGCTCAAGGTCCAAGAGATGTGAAAGATAAACAAATAATACAGTCTCTGACGCGAGCAGGAGCTTTTGAGTTGAAAACGGAAGGTTTTCTAGGAGAAGTGCCTCAAAAATTCAGAATCAAAATGGAATTAGACAACTCAAAGTATAATAAGAAACCCAGTTTGCGTTCTCACTTGAAAATTAAAGACTCTAACAATGACGACGACTGGTTGGACAAAAAGCGAAACACTTTGATGGTGGTGGCGTCATTGATAGCAACAATGGCGTTTCAAGCAGGTACTAATCCTCCCAGTGGTGTTTGGCAAGATGGGTCAACGACAGATCCAAACCGAAGGGCTGGATATGCTGTCATG CATCGTGTTTTCTTGTGGATTCTGATGGTTATTATGTGGATCGCTACTTCGTCTATGTCAATCACTTATTGGGTTTCCATATCGGTATTGACACCAAAACCCGAGGCACGGACATTTAGGAATGTGGTAAATGGTATTGTGTTGGTATGGATCGGGTTGATGTCTCTATTAGTAATGGGACACTCCTTTCAGCTAATGAATTTTTTCTCAAAGCAAACATACCGTAGAAAAAAGGGTCCGATAGTTATAAATAATGCTGAAATTTAA